The Aureispira anguillae genome contains a region encoding:
- a CDS encoding JAB domain-containing protein produces the protein MNIELTEAEKIKILTSDDIYGIMQKILLREQKIDQDREHFWIIGLASNLRLLFIELIGLGTVNQVLVNPMEVFSFALQKRAVQIMLCHNHPSGELKPSDADKDTTDRMIQVGRIVNTPVLDHLIISDKSYVSFGNMGLMDELAKSIKYVPPYELVDKIKAEASKIAKREEKIEIAKELKRRNMPIDAIAEITSLTVEEINALRVRRHK, from the coding sequence ATGAACATAGAATTAACAGAAGCAGAGAAAATCAAAATCCTTACCTCTGATGATATTTATGGCATTATGCAAAAAATTCTTTTGCGTGAACAAAAGATCGATCAAGATAGAGAACATTTTTGGATTATTGGCTTGGCAAGTAATTTACGCCTATTGTTTATCGAATTGATTGGCTTGGGAACCGTCAACCAAGTTTTGGTCAATCCTATGGAGGTGTTTTCTTTTGCCTTGCAAAAACGAGCCGTACAAATCATGCTTTGCCACAACCACCCAAGCGGCGAACTAAAACCCTCTGATGCAGACAAGGACACTACGGATAGAATGATTCAAGTTGGACGCATTGTAAATACGCCTGTTCTTGACCACCTTATCATATCTGACAAAAGTTATGTAAGCTTTGGTAATATGGGGCTAATGGATGAACTCGCTAAGAGTATTAAATATGTTCCTCCTTATGAGTTGGTCGATAAGATAAAGGCAGAAGCTTCTAAAATTGCTAAAAGGGAAGAAAAAATTGAAATCGCTAAAGAACTCAAACGCCGTAATATGCCGATTGATGCTATTGCAGAAATTACAAGCTTAACAGTAGAGGAAATTAACGCCTTGAGGGTTCGTAGGCATAAGTAG
- a CDS encoding HipA family kinase yields MTVVDDNYIPIGQYVVKVFGQKHIKQYNPTKKEVFANILAQEFDLSVPQAALILVKQPLINELNENPNYQNIELKAGVYYGSRLINNHTAYTKDLKASYFDKDIMEQVFAFDVLIRNFDRRRGKEGNNEKVEIGKPNVLLKDKEVYLIDHDLSLDIRKTYIEYKAIDSYRNVIDGVKGQHIFLPHLKKLNESNNFTFDWFIESLRLLDFAQLNSCNEQIDTLNKDPFEEPHNDFQPIVNYLEEIQKNSTDFQQLLKDLIA; encoded by the coding sequence ATGACCGTAGTTGATGACAATTATATTCCAATAGGACAATATGTAGTAAAAGTATTTGGTCAAAAACATATCAAACAATATAATCCAACAAAAAAGGAAGTCTTTGCTAATATTTTAGCACAAGAATTTGACCTTAGTGTTCCTCAAGCTGCTTTAATTCTTGTTAAACAACCTTTGATTAATGAATTAAACGAAAATCCTAATTATCAAAATATAGAGCTAAAAGCAGGCGTTTATTATGGCTCTAGGCTAATTAACAACCATACAGCTTATACTAAAGATTTAAAAGCTAGTTATTTTGATAAAGATATAATGGAACAAGTTTTTGCTTTTGACGTTTTAATAAGAAATTTTGATAGAAGAAGAGGCAAAGAGGGAAACAATGAGAAAGTGGAAATAGGAAAGCCTAATGTATTGCTTAAAGACAAAGAAGTTTACTTAATTGACCACGATTTAAGCTTAGATATTCGTAAAACGTATATAGAATACAAAGCCATAGACAGCTATCGTAATGTTATTGATGGAGTAAAAGGTCAACACATTTTCTTACCTCACTTGAAAAAATTAAATGAAAGTAATAACTTTACGTTCGATTGGTTTATAGAGAGTTTACGCCTTTTAGATTTTGCTCAACTCAACAGTTGTAATGAACAGATAGACACTTTAAATAAAGATCCTTTTGAAGAACCCCATAATGATTTCCAGCCAATTGTTAATTATTTAGAAGAGATACAGAAAAACTCAACTGATTTTCAACAATTATTAAAGGACTTGATAGCATGA
- a CDS encoding ATP-binding protein, which translates to MELLYLWIENYRNIQHQGFNFSSKWKFDYQNEQLSVEERPITIDNFFGEDIVNLTALVGANGCGKTSVLEFIYNELFSNDNETYQQLYSHNFSKNIVTYVPIIDRPYAPYSFFFFVIEGKENLLNIKHLSSIKINKLSFSNSNIVTQIGNSPRSLKPASIFYSPFITKSNFKHQYYDITTKKSVFNSDYYNNYAQAYFHYQTRDTINFLDSDLYKEETFPFKVLDSQISLQFFVPTITYYEEQVSKLQQRLETSEFVRSQDLDFFNLITSSFVYKFKATHKETIFCLCLTSMIISAYESFSWGLSDINNINNHLISDSFSYNLPTNSHSDKTPNISIQEYTEILLTYLIELLSNKIQSIVDFFHKIIQKDTHSYLRITQEEALSIYAKEEEFYGLIKEQLASLNCHSSEIKSMPKFAFTRITMRGLSSGERHVFQLFERFYRLKQGLKNSPYLLILIDEGETSLHPQWQKQYIKRLTQTLPLIFKNIPLQIILTSHSPFIVSDLPKENIIFLDTDEQNNAKVVDGLKQKETFGANIHTLFTDAFFMDGGLMGDFAKEKINAVITYLNEGPSQVNPVKTNEQAQQYINLIGEPIVKRQLQKMLDSRRLTKVDNNKKDIDTMRGQLDFLKQQVAELEKRIKPLDNDRNKS; encoded by the coding sequence ATGGAATTATTATATCTTTGGATTGAAAACTATCGAAATATTCAACATCAAGGTTTTAATTTTAGCTCTAAATGGAAATTTGATTATCAAAATGAACAACTTTCTGTTGAGGAACGCCCTATTACTATTGATAATTTTTTTGGGGAGGATATTGTCAATCTTACTGCTTTGGTTGGGGCAAATGGCTGTGGCAAAACTAGTGTTTTGGAGTTTATTTATAATGAGTTGTTTTCTAATGATAATGAAACTTATCAACAGCTATATTCTCATAATTTCTCAAAAAATATAGTAACCTATGTTCCTATTATAGATCGCCCTTATGCCCCCTACTCTTTTTTCTTTTTTGTAATAGAGGGCAAAGAAAATTTATTAAATATTAAACATTTATCCTCTATTAAAATTAATAAATTATCTTTTTCGAATAGTAATATAGTTACGCAAATTGGTAATTCACCTCGATCACTAAAACCTGCAAGTATCTTTTATTCTCCATTTATAACTAAATCAAATTTCAAACACCAATACTATGATATAACAACTAAAAAATCTGTATTCAATTCCGATTACTATAACAATTACGCTCAAGCATATTTTCATTATCAAACTAGAGATACAATTAACTTTTTAGATTCTGATCTTTATAAAGAAGAGACATTCCCATTTAAAGTTTTAGATTCTCAAATATCATTACAATTCTTTGTGCCAACTATTACTTATTATGAAGAGCAAGTATCAAAATTACAACAACGTTTAGAAACATCTGAATTTGTCAGGTCTCAAGATTTAGATTTTTTCAACCTAATTACATCTTCATTTGTTTACAAATTCAAAGCTACTCATAAAGAAACAATATTTTGTTTATGTTTAACAAGTATGATTATTAGCGCTTATGAATCGTTCAGTTGGGGACTGTCTGATATAAATAACATTAATAACCATCTCATTAGTGATAGTTTTAGTTACAATCTCCCTACCAATTCCCACAGTGATAAAACTCCTAATATTAGTATTCAAGAATATACTGAGATACTACTTACTTATTTAATAGAGCTTCTCTCTAATAAAATCCAGTCAATTGTTGATTTTTTTCATAAAATAATACAAAAAGATACACATTCCTATTTACGCATAACACAAGAAGAAGCTTTAAGTATATATGCAAAAGAAGAAGAGTTTTATGGTTTAATAAAGGAACAATTAGCCTCACTCAATTGCCACTCCTCAGAAATTAAATCCATGCCTAAATTTGCTTTTACAAGAATCACTATGCGAGGATTAAGTTCTGGAGAAAGACATGTTTTCCAATTATTTGAACGTTTTTACAGATTAAAACAAGGATTAAAGAATAGCCCATATTTATTAATCCTAATAGATGAAGGAGAAACAAGCCTACACCCACAATGGCAAAAACAATACATCAAACGATTAACCCAAACTCTCCCCTTAATATTTAAAAACATCCCCCTTCAAATTATACTCACCTCCCACTCCCCTTTTATTGTATCCGACTTACCCAAAGAAAACATCATCTTCTTAGATACAGATGAACAGAACAATGCTAAAGTAGTCGATGGTTTAAAACAAAAAGAAACCTTTGGAGCTAATATACATACGCTGTTTACCGATGCCTTCTTTATGGATGGTGGTTTGATGGGCGACTTTGCCAAAGAAAAAATCAATGCTGTGATTACGTATTTAAATGAAGGTCCTTCCCAAGTAAATCCAGTCAAAACGAACGAACAAGCACAACAATATATCAATCTCATTGGAGAGCCTATTGTAAAACGACAGCTCCAAAAGATGTTGGATAGCCGTAGATTAACTAAGGTTGACAATAATAAAAAGGATATTGATACCATGAGAGGCCAGTTAGATTTTTTAAAACAACAAGTTGCTGAATTAGAAAAACGAATTAAACCTTTGGACAATGATCGCAATAAATCCTAA
- the mnmE gene encoding tRNA uridine-5-carboxymethylaminomethyl(34) synthesis GTPase MnmE has protein sequence MYNFIDLQDTIVALATPAGSGAIGIVRLSGTHAISIANEVFSAKNLEEVDSHTIHLGYIRNEQQKIIDQALVSVFKMPHSYTKENVIEVSCHGSRYIQQQLIELFIRKGARIAREGEFTLRAFLNGQMDLSQAEAVADLIAAESESAHQIALSQMRGGFSDEIKNLRDELIHFASLIELELDFGEEDVEFANRNDLKDLVAKILTIIKRLLDSFQLGNAIKHGVNTVLAGRPNAGKSTLLNALLNEERAIVSDIAGTTRDTIEGILNIQGVQYRLIDTAGIREATDQIEAIGVQKTMEQVAKSSILVYVYDRNSLSPIEVQADLQKLDNEKMNIIVVANKTDIYNNQQDDGRPNPFIEDRQLFAITQALEKQYITVHLSAKDKTQIDQLKKQLFELFSSNEINQDNSIVSNSRHYEALKSALESLDAVMHGLEVGISGDFLAMDIRHALNYLGEITGQISTDDLLGNIFSSFCIGK, from the coding sequence GTGTACAATTTTATTGACCTCCAAGATACCATTGTTGCCTTAGCTACTCCTGCTGGAAGTGGTGCAATTGGTATTGTCCGCCTTTCTGGCACTCATGCCATTTCTATTGCAAATGAAGTATTTAGCGCCAAAAACTTAGAAGAAGTAGATTCTCATACGATCCATTTGGGATATATACGTAATGAACAACAAAAAATTATTGACCAAGCTCTGGTTTCTGTTTTTAAAATGCCCCATTCTTACACCAAAGAGAATGTCATTGAAGTATCTTGCCATGGTTCTCGCTATATACAACAGCAATTAATTGAATTATTCATCCGAAAAGGAGCTAGAATTGCAAGAGAAGGAGAATTTACCTTACGGGCGTTCCTTAACGGACAAATGGATTTGTCACAAGCTGAGGCGGTTGCCGATTTGATCGCCGCAGAATCTGAATCTGCTCACCAAATCGCACTGTCACAGATGCGTGGTGGTTTTTCTGATGAGATCAAAAATTTGCGTGATGAATTAATTCATTTTGCCTCTTTGATTGAGTTGGAATTGGATTTTGGCGAGGAAGATGTGGAGTTTGCCAACAGAAATGACCTCAAAGACTTAGTCGCTAAAATTCTTACGATTATCAAGCGTTTATTGGATTCTTTCCAATTGGGAAATGCCATCAAGCATGGCGTAAATACTGTTTTAGCTGGTCGTCCCAATGCTGGAAAATCAACCTTGTTAAATGCTTTGTTGAATGAAGAACGAGCCATTGTATCTGATATTGCAGGTACCACTAGGGATACAATTGAGGGCATTTTAAATATTCAGGGGGTTCAATACCGCTTAATTGATACCGCAGGTATCCGAGAAGCAACCGACCAAATAGAAGCAATCGGGGTGCAAAAAACAATGGAACAGGTCGCTAAATCTTCCATTTTAGTCTATGTTTACGATCGAAATTCCCTTAGTCCGATTGAAGTACAAGCTGATCTCCAAAAGTTGGACAACGAAAAAATGAACATCATTGTAGTTGCCAACAAAACAGATATTTACAACAATCAACAAGATGATGGTCGCCCCAATCCTTTTATTGAAGATCGTCAATTATTTGCCATCACACAGGCACTCGAAAAACAATACATCACAGTTCATCTCTCGGCAAAAGATAAAACTCAAATTGATCAACTAAAAAAACAACTCTTTGAGCTGTTTTCTTCCAATGAAATCAATCAAGACAATAGCATTGTCTCTAATTCTCGTCATTATGAAGCGCTCAAATCTGCTCTAGAATCTCTGGATGCTGTTATGCACGGACTAGAGGTTGGAATTTCTGGCGATTTCCTAGCCATGGACATTCGCCATGCTCTAAATTATTTGGGGGAAATTACAGGACAGATTTCAACAGATGATTTGCTGGGTAATATCTTTTCTAGTTTCTGTATCGGAAAGTAA
- the galE gene encoding UDP-glucose 4-epimerase GalE, producing the protein MSKILVTGGCGYIGSHTIIDLIENGFEVICVDNNIRSNANILHAVKEITGCSIPHYATDLCELDALKAIFEEHKDIAGIIHFAAYKSVPESVQYPIKYYQNNLNSLLNILTCISDYHIPNFIFSSSCSIYGNPEVLPVTEDTPMSKAESPYASTKQMAERIIQDFSAAHPSTNSLLLRYFNPAGAHPSGLIGEIPQNGAYNVIPILLESLTGVRGTFVVTGDDHPTRDGSCIRDYIHVMDVGNAHTKSLQYLLRQANQNNCEAFNVGIGQGVSVLELITAFNKATGQELKYNIGPRRSGDVSSIYSDYSKAKQQLGWSPQYTVDEILASAWKWYQKGYQLAQK; encoded by the coding sequence ATGTCCAAGATACTTGTAACTGGCGGTTGTGGTTATATTGGAAGCCACACCATTATTGATTTGATAGAAAATGGATTTGAGGTTATTTGTGTTGATAATAACATTAGATCCAATGCTAATATCTTACATGCTGTAAAAGAAATTACGGGTTGCTCTATTCCACATTATGCAACCGACCTTTGCGAATTAGATGCGCTCAAAGCAATTTTTGAGGAACATAAAGACATTGCTGGCATTATCCATTTTGCAGCCTACAAAAGTGTTCCAGAATCGGTTCAATATCCCATCAAGTACTATCAAAATAATTTGAATAGCTTACTCAATATACTGACCTGCATATCCGATTATCACATTCCCAATTTTATTTTTTCTTCTTCTTGTTCTATTTATGGCAATCCTGAAGTATTACCTGTAACAGAAGATACACCAATGTCTAAGGCTGAAAGTCCTTATGCCAGTACCAAACAAATGGCAGAACGAATTATCCAAGATTTTTCTGCTGCCCATCCTTCGACCAACAGTCTTTTGTTGCGTTATTTTAACCCTGCTGGTGCGCATCCTAGTGGGCTTATTGGAGAAATTCCACAAAATGGTGCCTACAATGTTATTCCTATTTTGTTAGAATCGCTAACGGGCGTACGAGGTACATTTGTGGTTACAGGAGATGATCACCCTACTCGTGATGGTAGCTGTATTCGAGACTATATTCATGTGATGGACGTAGGCAATGCCCATACCAAATCACTACAATATCTATTGCGCCAAGCAAACCAAAACAACTGCGAAGCCTTTAATGTTGGTATTGGTCAAGGGGTTTCTGTTTTAGAACTGATTACAGCTTTTAACAAGGCAACAGGGCAAGAATTAAAGTACAATATTGGTCCTCGCCGATCGGGGGATGTTTCTTCTATTTATTCTGACTATTCCAAAGCCAAACAACAATTGGGCTGGTCTCCTCAATATACGGTTGACGAAATTCTAGCGTCGGCGTGGAAATGGTATCAAAAGGGTTATCAATTGGCACAAAAATAA
- a CDS encoding PrsW family intramembrane metalloprotease, protein MKALLLLLSILPGFLIVLYIYWRDRHYKEPIWYLTVCFVFGMLSTYPAIKMEEFGIRDLGIFNTVGDPFMTFTFTFAVVAFSEEFVKYIFLRYYIFPKEEFDEPMDGIVYSVMISMGFATLENILYIVVRTTDFDVAFQIGLLRMITAVPAHAIFAILMGYFVGLAKFSENRKDFFLLLGLVSAILLHGTYDFFIFMQMKEFLIWFTLIFGALCSWIFLKRHTPKLPEGTPRSTEIELDNWEHKEEQ, encoded by the coding sequence ATGAAAGCATTACTGTTGTTATTGTCCATCCTTCCTGGTTTTTTAATTGTCTTATATATTTATTGGCGAGATAGGCATTATAAAGAACCCATTTGGTATTTGACGGTCTGTTTTGTGTTTGGAATGCTAAGCACCTATCCTGCGATCAAAATGGAAGAGTTTGGAATTCGAGATTTGGGAATTTTTAATACGGTGGGAGATCCTTTTATGACTTTTACCTTTACCTTTGCGGTAGTAGCCTTTAGTGAAGAATTTGTCAAGTATATTTTTTTAAGGTATTATATATTTCCAAAAGAAGAGTTTGACGAACCCATGGATGGAATTGTTTATTCTGTAATGATTAGTATGGGGTTTGCGACCTTAGAGAACATCCTTTATATTGTCGTACGAACGACTGATTTTGATGTGGCTTTCCAAATTGGCTTGTTGCGTATGATTACAGCGGTACCTGCTCATGCTATTTTTGCCATTTTGATGGGCTATTTTGTGGGGCTTGCCAAATTTTCAGAGAATCGGAAAGATTTCTTTCTATTGCTCGGTTTGGTTAGTGCTATTCTCTTGCATGGAACCTATGATTTTTTCATTTTTATGCAAATGAAAGAATTTCTCATTTGGTTTACCTTAATCTTTGGAGCATTATGTTCATGGATTTTTCTAAAAAGACATACGCCGAAACTTCCAGAAGGAACCCCAAGAAGTACAGAAATAGAATTGGACAATTGGGAGCATAAGGAAGAACAATAG
- a CDS encoding glycosyltransferase encodes MKSQKNILIAVLNWGLGHATRCIPIIDEFIKQRANVVLASDGDALLLLQQKYPNLTRIELPAYGIHYKGDNMLLNILPQVPKIINAICLERKKLNSIIQDHQITTIISDNRFGMYHKKIPSIFLTHQLNIQIPYPWLESIVAKFNHYFIRKFDECWVPDVEAEPSLAGLLSHQKKLKNVRYIGVLSRMSIPTQLSLKWDVLVVLSGPEPQRTYLEQKIIAQAKNLPFQFLIVAGRPSVREEREIGKNIFWRSFMNQKELEQAMAQSRVLVTRSGYSTIMDLVAMECHKVLLIPTPGQTEQEYLANRFAEAGTFLCQPQNALNLEKGIGYLMQHEMKQLAKPIAISLKDAILSCLSR; translated from the coding sequence TTGAAATCTCAAAAAAACATACTAATTGCCGTCTTAAATTGGGGCTTAGGTCATGCTACCCGTTGTATTCCAATTATTGATGAATTTATAAAACAGAGAGCTAACGTTGTTTTAGCCTCTGATGGCGATGCCTTGTTGTTGCTTCAACAAAAATACCCTAACCTAACAAGGATTGAATTACCAGCTTATGGTATTCATTATAAGGGAGATAATATGTTGTTGAATATCCTGCCCCAAGTCCCTAAAATTATAAATGCTATATGTTTAGAACGCAAAAAATTAAATTCTATTATCCAAGATCATCAAATTACAACCATAATTTCTGATAACCGTTTTGGTATGTACCATAAAAAAATACCTTCTATTTTTTTGACGCACCAATTGAATATACAAATTCCCTATCCATGGTTGGAGTCTATTGTGGCTAAATTCAATCATTATTTTATACGTAAGTTTGACGAGTGTTGGGTTCCTGATGTTGAAGCAGAACCTAGTTTGGCAGGGCTGTTATCGCATCAAAAAAAATTAAAAAATGTTCGGTATATAGGGGTCTTATCAAGGATGTCTATCCCAACTCAACTATCGCTCAAATGGGATGTTTTGGTTGTGCTTTCTGGACCAGAACCACAGCGAACCTATTTAGAACAAAAAATAATAGCACAAGCGAAAAATTTACCTTTTCAATTTTTGATTGTTGCAGGCCGTCCTAGTGTAAGAGAAGAACGGGAAATCGGGAAAAACATTTTTTGGCGATCATTTATGAATCAGAAGGAGCTAGAACAAGCAATGGCACAAAGTAGAGTGCTTGTTACTCGTTCGGGATACAGTACCATTATGGATTTGGTGGCGATGGAATGTCATAAAGTATTGTTGATTCCTACACCAGGACAGACAGAACAGGAGTATTTGGCCAATCGGTTTGCTGAAGCAGGTACCTTTTTGTGTCAACCGCAAAATGCATTAAATTTAGAAAAAGGGATTGGTTATTTGATGCAACATGAAATGAAGCAGCTTGCAAAACCCATAGCTATTTCTTTGAAGGATGCAATTTTAAGTTGTTTGAGTCGCTGA